From a single Vitis vinifera cultivar Pinot Noir 40024 chromosome 18, ASM3070453v1 genomic region:
- the LOC100249003 gene encoding uncharacterized protein LOC100249003 produces MEAVLVPSSPKQSISPYRQIRNPKRNNRRFISKPSENLSPSRNIHGGLLLAPPPSLSSSFHSSALLFDHHPHHQQPPLLPLPVPKTYASLPPRSPPLNKKTKIRDQSLTPKKSKPSSRSPKKEDSKSTAISDGSVMAASTNRLGPDPKDLPKDAVSRILTSGNIVIEDLDKFSGSVFTLSPPPSSLPLPKFSLRPKLSCNAEAAGIDAGATNNLRRLLRLP; encoded by the coding sequence ATGGAGGCAGTTCTCGTTCCTTCTTCACCGAAACAATCCATTTCTCCATACAGGCAAATTAGAAACCCTAAGAGAAACAACCGCCGATTCATTTCCAAACCTTCTGAAAACCTTTCTCCTTCAAGAAACATTCATGGCGGTCTCTTGTTAGCGCCTCCTCCTTCTCTTTCCTCCTCGTTTCACTCATCAGCTTTGCTTTTCgatcatcatcctcatcatcaaCAACCACCTCTCCTTCCCCTACCAGTCCCCAAAACCTACGCTTCTCTTCCTCCACGAAGCCCTCCTCTCAACAAAAAGACCAAAATCAGAGACCAATCTCTAACGCCGAAGAAATCAAAGCCTTCCAGTAGAAGTCCTAAGAAGGAAGATTCGAAATCAACAGCAATATCAGATGGTTCGGTAATGGCAGCATCCACTAACAGGCTAGGACCTGATCCGAAGGATCTTCCGAAAGACGCAGTTTCTAGAATTTTGACATCAGGAAATATTGTTATTGAAGATTTGGACAAGTTTTCTGGTTCGGTGTTCACACTCTCCCCTCCTCCGAGCAGTTTGCCTTTACCTAAGTTCTCTCTCAGGCCGAAGCTCAGTTGCAACGCCGAAGCTGCCGGAATAGATGCCGGTGCGACGAACAATCTCCGTCGTCTTTTACGACTCCCATGA